The following nucleotide sequence is from Sphingomonas panacisoli.
AAGGTGCGCGACGCGGCGCATCTCAATTCGATCCCGACCCGGCGCTTCCGCCACCCTTACCGCCGCCTGTCGTTTGGATCGATTGGGGCTGCTTGGTCTCGCCCTTGCGATAGCGTTCGTTCGCGGATGCCGCACGGTCGCCCGACCCGCCTTCCAGCACCGCTGACTCCGCCGGCCGGGGATCGGGATTGATCACCTGCAGCGAATAGTCGGTCTTGACCGCGTCCCCGAAGGTCGCATCGACCGGGGCGCACGCGGACGACGAGGCCAGCATTGCCAAAGCGATCGTGGATTTGATGCCGCGCATATCAGCTACCTCTTCCTCTCGTAACCGTTGGGGCCGGAAAAGCCGCCGGCGGGCGGCACGACCGGTTCCGGTTTCGGCGGGTAGGAATTCTTCGCGGGCGCGTTCGGATCGAGCGGGTTGTTGCCGACCGCACTGTCCGTTCTGCCGTTCAGGAACAGGTCGAGTTCGCTCGGCGGCCGCACGCGATCGGTCGGCAGACGCATCTGGTCGGCCGGAACCGGGCGCACCAGTCGAGGCGTCACGATGATCACGAGTTCGGTTTCCTGTTTCTGAAAGCCGGTCGAACGGAACAGCGCGCCGATGATCGGGATCGACCCCAGGATCGGAAACTGTCGGACCGTGCTCTGGAAATCCTTGCGGAGCAGCCCGGCGATCGCGAACGATTGGCCGTCGCGCAGTTCGAGTGTCGTCTTTGCGCGACGAGTCTGCAGGCCGGGGATCGTGAGGCCGTTTATGCTGATGGAGGCCGACGGATCGATCGAACTGACTTCCGGCGCGACGACCAGGTTGATCACGCCGTCGTCGAGCACCGTCGGGGTGAAGGCAAGGCTGACGCCGAACGGCTTGAATTCGACGGTTACGGCATTGCCGCCGCTGCCCGAACCGCCGCCGCCACCATTGCCCTGAACCACGGGGACGGGAAATTCGCCGCCGGCCAGGAACGAGGCGGAATCGCCCGACAGCGCGACCAGCGTCGGTTCGGCCAGCGTCGTCACCACACCCTTGCGCTCCAGTGCGTCGAGCGCGGTGAAGATGTTGAGATTACCGAGCGTAACGCCCTTCGCGATCACGCCGAAGCTTTCGAGCACGCCGGACAGATTGACGGTCGGCGTGCCGTTCTGATTGGTCAGCAGTGCGGTGCTGGGCGCCGTATTGCCGATCCCGCCCTGGAAACTGCGTAGCCCGTTGCCGTTGGTGAATGCGGTGTTGAGGCCAAGATTCTTGGCCACCGTCCGGTTCATTTCGGAGAAGCGCACTTCCAGCATGACTTGCTGCGAGGCGCCGACGGTGAGCAGGTTGATCACTTTGTCGCCGGCGTAGGTCGTCGCGATCTGTTTCGCGCGATCGACCGCGGGACCGCTCGACACCGTACCTGTCAGCACCACCGAATCGCCCGAAATGCGCGCGCCGATATTTTCGTTCGGCATCAAGTCGCGCAGCGTGCTGCGCAACGTGACGACATCGGGTCCGACCGCGACGTCGATCACCGAGATCAGATTGTTCCTGGCGTCGTAGAGGGTCAGGCTGGTGGTGCCGATCTTCTTGCCCAGCACATACAGCGACCGATTGGTCAACGGCAGCACGTCGGCGATCTCCGAATTGCCAATCAACGCCTTGGCGAACGGACGATCGGCGGTGAGCACCTGGCTCTTGTTGATCGGCACGTCGAGCTGTCCGGCCCGCAAGCCCGCGCTCGGCACCGAGACCGCCGTTTGGGAATAGGTCGGCACGGTCGATGCGAGCAACGTCGCGATCGCGACCAACCCCGCAACCGCCCGCTTGGGCAAGCCCATCTTAGCGCGCGCCATAGCGAAGAACCTCATAGCTGCTGTCCTTAGTCCCGCGCACGACGAGAATGGTGGAGGTGTCGCCCTTGGGCGCAGGCCGTTTGGCGACACGCGGCGCCCGTGGCGCCATCGGCACGCCGCCGGGCGGCGGCTGATAGCGCGATCCGCGATCCGAATTGACGCTCACGAACGCACCGTCGCGCAAGTCGTCGACGCTCACGGTCGCGACCGACGGGTTGGTCTCCGCGGCGGGATTGGCGAGCACGAGACTGATCTGGCCGACCTGCTGCGCCAGCGCGAGTTTCTGCGAATCGATCTGCGACACTTCGAGCGTCGCGGTCTTTCCAACCACCGGCTTGTCGGTGGAATCGCTCGCGTCCTGATCGATCGCGATGACGCGGATCTTCTGGAGAAGGATGTCGGTGATCTGACCGCCGCCATTGTTGTTCATCGGCGTGCGCGTGACGAGCACATCGACGACGTCGCCCGGCAATACGAAGCCACCGACGCCGGCGACGTCGCTGACGCGGACGGCGGCGGCGCGCATGTCCGGCTTGAGCACGGCGGAGATCGCGGCGCGGCCGCCTTCGCCGGAAATCTTGGAGCGCAGGATCGGCTCGTTGACCGCCATCGGGCGCAACGCGACGCGGCTGCCGTTCGCGGGCAGCAGCTGCGGAATGGTCGAAAAGGTACCCTCCGGCAACGCATCCTGCGGCAGGTCTATCAGATTGACCTTGTCGGGGGTGATGACGGTGCCGAATTCGAGCGGCACGCGCGCCACCGCGACCTTTACCATCCCTTGCGGGGCGGTCGCCTGGCGCTCCTCGACCTTGCCGAGATAGGTGTTGGCAAGGAAAACCGCCGCGAGGCCGATCAGGATCGCGACGCCCAGAATGATAAGCCCTTGGCCACGCATTAACCGCTCCCCCCGGATTGGTCGGACGCTACAAAAAAACGAAACGGGGCCGCGCCGAAACGCAGCCCCGTCAGATCATCAGCAAGCGCCGTTGGTGGTGTTGGGCGCAGTGATGCAGTTCGACGCCTTGTTCATGGCGTTGCCGATCGAGCCGCCCAGAGTGAACGCGGCGACGGCGATGCCGGTGCCCACGATCGCCAGGATCAGCGCATACTCGGCGGCCGAAGCCCCGCTCGTATCGGTCAAAAGGTTCTTGATCATCTTCATGGTAATCCTCCCTCGCCGGGAACAACCCGGCCCGTATGGCGGGGCGCCGCGAACGGCGCCCCGTCACATCAGCAGTTCGAC
It contains:
- a CDS encoding type II and III secretion system protein family protein, translated to MRFFAMARAKMGLPKRAVAGLVAIATLLASTVPTYSQTAVSVPSAGLRAGQLDVPINKSQVLTADRPFAKALIGNSEIADVLPLTNRSLYVLGKKIGTTSLTLYDARNNLISVIDVAVGPDVVTLRSTLRDLMPNENIGARISGDSVVLTGTVSSGPAVDRAKQIATTYAGDKVINLLTVGASQQVMLEVRFSEMNRTVAKNLGLNTAFTNGNGLRSFQGGIGNTAPSTALLTNQNGTPTVNLSGVLESFGVIAKGVTLGNLNIFTALDALERKGVVTTLAEPTLVALSGDSASFLAGGEFPVPVVQGNGGGGGSGSGGNAVTVEFKPFGVSLAFTPTVLDDGVINLVVAPEVSSIDPSASISINGLTIPGLQTRRAKTTLELRDGQSFAIAGLLRKDFQSTVRQFPILGSIPIIGALFRSTGFQKQETELVIIVTPRLVRPVPADQMRLPTDRVRPPSELDLFLNGRTDSAVGNNPLDPNAPAKNSYPPKPEPVVPPAGGFSGPNGYERKR
- the cpaB gene encoding Flp pilus assembly protein CpaB, translating into MRGQGLIILGVAILIGLAAVFLANTYLGKVEERQATAPQGMVKVAVARVPLEFGTVITPDKVNLIDLPQDALPEGTFSTIPQLLPANGSRVALRPMAVNEPILRSKISGEGGRAAISAVLKPDMRAAAVRVSDVAGVGGFVLPGDVVDVLVTRTPMNNNGGGQITDILLQKIRVIAIDQDASDSTDKPVVGKTATLEVSQIDSQKLALAQQVGQISLVLANPAAETNPSVATVSVDDLRDGAFVSVNSDRGSRYQPPPGGVPMAPRAPRVAKRPAPKGDTSTILVVRGTKDSSYEVLRYGAR
- a CDS encoding Flp family type IVb pilin, with amino-acid sequence MKMIKNLLTDTSGASAAEYALILAIVGTGIAVAAFTLGGSIGNAMNKASNCITAPNTTNGAC